TAAAACCGGTAATACTATCTTTTACAAAGAACAATCCTACCTTGTTTACACGTCCACTAAATGCACCATTGTAGACTACTTCCATTTTTTACAAGCAAGGCAGGAGCTCTATCGATTTCATTAAGAGAGAACTAATACAGAGTTGACCGGTTTAAAAGAAAAACAAGGCTCAAAACCAACATGAACCAACACCGACACGAACACAAACATGCCAACACCACCTAACATGACCACAATCCGGAGCGATAGTAAGCAAGTTCTTTGAAGACGACTTCAAGAAGGAAAGACAATGCCCGAGGACACCGCCGTCACCGGCATCGCCCGCGCCAATCAATAAGCTTTCGCACATACCTGCGCATGACCGCCCTGCCAAACATTGGGATAGATCAATCCTAGCCATTAGCCTCCGATACCACTCATCGCCGACCAGCCACATATCAGTGTGAAGAAGTACTCTTCGACAATATCTCCAAGAGGAGGAGGACGCCCATGGGCGCCAACATCACCCGCAACGACCACCGACAAAGAACGAGGCTTTCGCCCAGAGTCTTATGCCTCGCCACCTCTGATCCAAGGTAAGGGCCTGGCCCCTGCGAACATCAACAACGACGAACCAAACCAAAAGGAAAAAGAAACACCGTGGCCTCCACAACACCATGAAGGGCTGCCTGCATAGGtgtcaacaccaccaccaccactactatGAGGACTCTTGAAGCCACAATGCAGCAACCACCTCGCGTCCGCGACCAAAGCACGCCAACGACGCCCACCAACAACGCCACTATGCTACCACTCGCACGCGCCGCACTGCCACACCCATCACCGCGTCTACGTCGTCCCGTAGAGGGAGAAGTGCAGCTGTGCCATCACCGACCCCAAGAGGTCACCTCCAAAGACGGAGCAGCAGATCGGGCGCCGCCCCAATCTGAGCCCTTTGAGCCGGCGCGCGAGCAACCACCGCAACGCAGCACTGGCGCCTCCCAGACGGAGTTTATATCCATAGGCAAATGATAAAACATATACCATTATATCTCAGTCATGGTAGTACATCAGGGCAGCAACAATGCAACATGGCATCCAACATGATGACTTTTATTCGAACAAGGAATGGAAATACACACACATAACACAGGGTGACACACTGGTTTGGATACTCTCGATGGGATCCAATTTTATTGAACGCAAAGGTGAGACACGACCTTGCCCTGTGAAATCTCAGACCATGGATACGCATCATTACGCATCAAGGGATGTGAGGCCAGCATCAGCGTTACAGAAATTGACACAAGCATCACCACACTGTTCCACATAGAGTTTCATCTCTTCATCGTCAGCAGCTGGTGCCCAAATAGCATGTTATGTGTCAGGAACTCGCCTTTTCAATTAGTTTACAGGAATGCAAATACAAGATGAATTTTATTTACCTGCGTTGACCATGTAGTCACATAGGGAAGACCTACATCCCAAGTTGCAGTACTCCATGGTGTCTGGTTCATCTGTCAAATTAAAATATCTAGCGTGTAAATAAAATCCTGTTCGAAACAAATAATTCCCCGGTTACAATATGCTTGATGTTTTGGATATTCACATGGTCTCTATCATTCGTTCCTTGTTAGTTATTTTTCCAATTACTTGTTGgtagaaaattatgaaaaaaaaactCGTGGAAAATTATTCATGACAAATCTGATCATCTAACGCCATCTAACATATTCAAAATACTTCATCATATTAGTAAGAAAACCAGGAAAATTTTAACTTGACTATATGCTTATCAGAATGACATCTGTTCTATTTTAAAAAAAGAGGTAGTATATAAAATAGAAGGAGTTCATTCTCTTTACCTGAGTTGGACTCAAGGACCAATTTAGGGAAGTCCTTAGGGCAGCTTAGGCCACTTGTGAGTTTACACCTGCAAACGTTTGCGCATAACTTCTGAGCACCACGGGCGCGGCAAAGGTTGTAGCAGTTTCTTCCTAGGGTGCTCTTGCAGCAACTCTTGCCTTCTACTTGCACCTGTTCCAGAACCAACCCCAGTATGAGTAAACACACCATCACACCCTTGAGGCCCTTGCTTCCCATGGCTGGCAGGCTATCTTGCAGAACACAGGCTTTGGTTGATGGATTGCTGAGACTAGGCTTGGATGGCTCCTACTTATAGGAGATGGTGGTTGTGGCatgtgggatattcacgtgatggtTGTTGTATGTAAATATTGCGTGTTCATGCCagccatgtattttttttgcgaTATCATGCCAGCCATGTAAACCGGATGAAAACAAAAGCTCCTAACTGTGAGTGTGTTTGGAGGGCTACTATTCTTCCAAACTCCACTGGCAATCTTTAACCACACGCAACAGCAACAAATCCATTGCTAGTTGCATATCACTCcttaaacatgatttttttttaaagAGCTTAGGGACAAATATTGGACCTTGTCCTTCTTGCCTTGCTAAGGAGCCCACTCCGGCAATGACAACAAAAGTGTCTTTAATCACGCGCGGCAACGGCAAAAAAGGCAACCTTTATGGTTGTCATCCATCCCAAGAGAAACTTGGTTGAAATCGCGTGTAGATGATAAAGATGATGGTTGTGGAATACGTGCAAGCGAACATGTTCGTACCAATCCATTCGCGACCACAGTTCACATGGTATGTCACTTAGGGGTTGGTAATGCAAACGCATCCCTCAAAACAAAAACTTTTGGCAGTTAGCTAGTTCTTTTCCGCATGTGCTTTAGGCTTTTCTCAGCGCTTCATAGTGCTAAGAATGTCACATAGGCAACAAGTTGAAGTaacaaagaaaataagaaaaagagaGAGCATCCAGACCCAAGGAAGCAACGATGTCAAGCGAGCAAATCTATGCGGAACACATATGCATGAGGAATTTTTGTTGCTAAACAATTAAATAAAGGAAACTTAGCTACAAaaagctaagcacctatgcatgCATTAGAAAGTTTAGTTTATAAGTTCTTTGATACACTTAGCACCTTATCTAAGCACCTGTGGTGGATCCAGAAACCTCTTGAAGGCCGAGCAAAGCCCAAACTAAGGTATTTAAGATGCCATTttaaatttttaaaaaaaatcatcatataaAAAAATGTCTAACATAAGGCGTCGCATCAATGGTAGATTCACTCATGAGTGAGCATCATTACTTTGTTCTAGAACCCAACTGATCTCTACCTGGGATCGGGAAAGTTTGTCTGATGAGATAATAAAATTTTGTTGAAAAAAATTAATGATGAATCTTTCACAAAACTGACGACGTGCGTGCTTGGGAAGAGATGGGAGTGACATGTGTCCGAGCAGAAAAACAAATAAGAGATCGATTCAAGGGATAGACCTAGGGATTGATGGGTGGGCCACAGTCCACCATAAGATTTCCTAATAATTTATATATCATAGCGAGCAAATGTTGAATCTTGCTTACTGCGAGACGAAATGAGCGGTCGCCTACGTAGCTCATTCAAGTGGGCCAACCCAACAGCGGTTTTGAGAAGCTTCCATGTGCCATTTTGAGAAGCTTCTATGTACAGTAGGGACTGGTTTTTGGGAACCTTCCGTGCGGTTTTCGGAAGCTTGCatccttttttttctttccaatTTTTTTCTCTACATATTTTTATACTTTTTTATCTTTCTTCGTTCCTGCTATTTTTTATCTTTTCATGTTCTTTGTAAAATAAAAGAGTGAACATTTTTGTATGGCATGAACTTCTTGCAAAAACATGTTGTCATATGCCGTGAAAATTCTCCAAAATTTACACTAACTATTTTTTACATTTTCATGAACATGTTTACAAATGCTGAAATCATTTTTCAATGGTAACAAACACTTTTTATAAGTCACGAacatgttttaaaaattgagcgAGCACATTTTTATAtttcatgaacaaattttgaacGAGTTTTTGTTGGATGGTACACCATTTTTTAAATGTCACGAATATTTTTTATAAATTAGTGAAATTGTTGGTAAGTGTCATGAAATTTTTCATTACAAATGTGTGGACATTTTTTTGAGCTGCTTGAATGGTTTTCCGTTTTTTTAGCACAATCCACTAGCTAAATTCATTAATAATCACGGAATACAATGAGTGTTATGGGGTAGACCAAGCCATGTGTGTCTCCCCTGATCTAAACTGGATGCAAACCTAGCTAAATTATGGGCTTCGTAATTTGAGCCTCTTTTTTCATGAACGAAATTACATAAGATGAAAGAAGATCTAGAAACACacatttttcgtttccgagaggcatgcctctcgcgaaagcacaatcatacctctcatggaagcaaaaccgtgcttctcgcgaaagaaaaataaataaaaaacatgttttttttcgttttcgagaggcatggtGATGCCTCTCGCGAAAGTGAAATCGTGCCTCTCACAGAAGCAAAATAGTGCCTCTCCtggaaaaaaaaacatgtttttcgtGTCATTTAAAAAAACTAAGACCGGTGGAAATCCAAAAGGTCACAAAACCATTAAAAGAAACCAAAAATGTATGCGGAAAAATGAAAAAAGCAAAATCTGAATGAAGCGCAACACGTGACAGCAGGTGCGCTCTCTTCCCACCCCTAAGTGATCGTTGGGAGGCTTCCGAAGGAGCGCTCCCCAACAGTTGCTCCCAACTCTCTCGAAAAACGAATTTGTGTGGAAGCCCAAGTGATGTGCGAACAACGGTATGTGTATGTATCGCCCCTACAGATATATAATAGGCCTCGCCTACAGGGTGATACAATACTTGGCCAGCCCATTTTCACGCGTTCGTGGGTTTGCTCGCTCGCTTTCGCTCTCCACATTCTTGCAttctttggtttttcttttttgtatttatttttgtttttctttggtTTTATATGTTTACCGATCGGTTTTCACCAACTTACTCGCTTTTTTGTCAGCCCCCANNNNNNNNNNNNNNNNNNNNNNNNNNNNNNNNNNNNNNNNNNNNNNNNNNNNNNNNNNNNNNNNNNNNNNNNNNNNNNNNNNNNNNNNNNNNNNNNNNNNNNNNNNNNNNNNNNNNNNNNNNNNNNNNNNNNNNNNNNNNNNNNNNNNNNNNNNNNNNNNNNNNNNNNNNNNNNNNNNNNNNNNNNNNNNNNNNNNNNNNNNNNNNNNNNNNNNNNNNNNNNNNNNNNNNNNNNNNNNNNNNNNNNNNNNNNNNNNNNNNNNNNNNNNNNNNNNNNNNNNNNNNNNNNNNNNNNNNNNNNNNNNNNNNNNNNNNNNNNNNNNNNNNNNNNNNNNNNNNNNNNNNNNNNNNNNNNNNNNNNNNNNNNNNNNNNNNNNNNNNNNNNNNNNNNNNNNNNNNNNNTCTTTTCCTTTTCTCAACACATGTCTACATTTTCCTGCCCATTCTATATTTTTTTATACATCAGGACCATGTTTACACGTTTACcatttttgaaatacatgattgaTATTTTTGAAATGATGATCAGAAATATATTTTTTGATGGCTACTCTTTTTCACACACggtgtacattttttgtatatatttaaaatattttgaaatttttcatatttttcaaatacatgtttaacatttttaaaaacATGTGAGAACAATTTTTCAGTGATAAAATCATTTTTTTTAAATGATGGGATCTATTTTTTACATTGTACAAACATTATTTGGGAAAATGTCCCGGCATAATTTTAAAATTTGTGGTCATTAGTTTCGATGTATCATGCCTTTTATTGAGGTCTGGATCATTTTTTTAATTACAAGAGCATTGCTAATTACAAGAGCATTGCTTTATTAACATTtgttatatacattgtcaaaaaactCATTTATTTTTTAATA
The sequence above is a segment of the Triticum dicoccoides isolate Atlit2015 ecotype Zavitan chromosome 1A, WEW_v2.0, whole genome shotgun sequence genome. Coding sequences within it:
- the LOC119291938 gene encoding purothionin A-1; protein product: MGSKGLKGVMVCLLILGLVLEQVQVEGKSCCKSTLGRNCYNLCRARGAQKLCANVCRCKLTSGLSCPKDFPKLVLESNSDEPDTMEYCNLGCRSSLCDYMVNAAADDEEMKLYVEQCGDACVNFCNADAGLTSLDA